The following proteins are encoded in a genomic region of Magnolia sinica isolate HGM2019 chromosome 1, MsV1, whole genome shotgun sequence:
- the LOC131219639 gene encoding zeaxanthin epoxidase, chloroplastic-like isoform X2 — protein MASVQGLCFYTQHHFSTKIYIFRQKETCFESSTIRCKNVGPVEFEGDKKRKPQILIAGGGVGGLVLALAAKNQGFGVKVFEKNLSAVRGEGRHRGPIQLQSNALAVLEAIDKEAMEKIFKEGCVTGNRINGLADGITGHWFAKFDLSTPAVKRGLPVTLVICRMALQDILVDAVGLDIVYNRSNVVDFEEDSNKVTVILEDGRRYEGDILVGADGIWSKVRAKLFGRQDARYSNYTCYSGLVDFVPPYISSIGYRVFLGFNQYFVASDVGDGKMQWYAFNKEPPGNIDPPSGKKRRLLKLFGGWCSEVVTLISETPEHMILRRDVYDRDMMYTWGRGRVTLLGDAAHPMQPNLGQGGCMAIEDCYQLVLELEKAVDCTSYGLMSDEVASALKRYEEKRMIRVRTVHAVARMASKMFLTAMQIPHPGLLGARFFLEFGMPWLMAWMLLGHGLQLKKKQTT, from the exons ATGGCATCTGTTCAAGGCCTTTGTTTCTACACTCAGCACCACTTCTCTaccaaaatttatatatttagacAGAAAGAAACCTGTTTTGAAAGCAGTACAATCCGCTGCAAGAACGTTGGTCCTGTCGAATTCGAGGGGGATAAGAAGAGGAAGCCGCAGATTCTCATAGCTGGTGGTGGAGTCGGCGGTTTGGTTCTGGCGCTGGCAGCGAAGAACCAAGGATTCGGGGTTAAGGTGTTTGAGAAGAATTTGAGTGCGGTGAGAGGTGAGGGTAGACACCGTGGCCCTATTCAGCTTCAGAGCAATGCATTGGCGGTCTTGGAAGCTATAGATAAGGAAGCCATGGAGAAGATCTTCAAAGAGGGTTGTGTTACGGGCAATCGGATCAATGGCCTGGCTGACGGCATCACAGGCCATTG GTTTGCCAAGTTTGATCTCTCAACTCCCGCTGTGAAAAGGGGACTTCCAGTTACTCTAGTTATTTGTAGGATGGCACTACAAGATATTTTAGTTGATGCGGTTGGGTTGGATATTGTATACAACAGGTCTAATGTTGTGGACTTCGAGGAAGATTCTAACAAG GTCACTGTCATCTTAGAAGATGGACGCCGATATGAAGGTGATATTTTAGTTGGTGCAGATGGAATTTGGTCAAAG GTACGTGCAAAATTATTTGGGCGGCAAGATGCACGGTATTCAAACTACACGTGCTATAGTGGATTAGTAGACTTTGTGCCACCGTATATCAGCTCTATTGG GTATCGGGTGTTTTTAGGTTTCAATCAGTACTTTGTTGCTTCAGATGTTGGTGATGGTAAGATgcaatggtatgcattcaataAGGAGCCTCCTGGAAATATTGATCCTCCTTCAG GTAAAAAGAGGAGGCTACTGAAACTATTCGGGGGTTGGTGCAGTGAAGTGGTAACTCTAATATCTGAAACGCCAGAGCATATGATTTTAAGGAGAGATGTTTATGATAGGGACATGATGTACACCTGGGGCAGAGGACGTGTGACGCTGTTAGGCGATGCTGCTCATCCGATGCAACCTAATCTAGGCCAGGGAGGTTGCATGGCGATTGAG GACTGTTATCAGCTTGTACTAGAGCTCGAGAAAGCTGTAGACTGTACCTCTTATGGTCTAATGTCAGATGAAGTGGCTTCTGCGCTTAAAAG ATATGAGGAGAAAAGGATGATTCGTGTTAGAACAGTACATGCAGTGGCTCGAATGGCGTCTAAAATG TTCCTTACAGCGATGCAGATCCCACACCCTGGTCTACTTGGAGCAcgcttttttcttgaatttggaATGCCGTGGTTGATGGCGTGGATGTTATTGGGCCACGG GTTGCAATTAAAGAAGAAGCAAACTACGTGA
- the LOC131219639 gene encoding zeaxanthin epoxidase, chloroplastic-like isoform X1: MASVQGLCFYTQHHFSTKIYIFRQKETCFESSTIRCKNVGPVEFEGDKKRKPQILIAGGGVGGLVLALAAKNQGFGVKVFEKNLSAVRGEGRHRGPIQLQSNALAVLEAIDKEAMEKIFKEGCVTGNRINGLADGITGHWFAKFDLSTPAVKRGLPVTLVICRMALQDILVDAVGLDIVYNRSNVVDFEEDSNKVTVILEDGRRYEGDILVGADGIWSKVRAKLFGRQDARYSNYTCYSGLVDFVPPYISSIGYRVFLGFNQYFVASDVGDGKMQWYAFNKEPPGNIDPPSGKKRRLLKLFGGWCSEVVTLISETPEHMILRRDVYDRDMMYTWGRGRVTLLGDAAHPMQPNLGQGGCMAIEDCYQLVLELEKAVDCTSYGLMSDEVASALKRYEEKRMIRVRTVHAVARMASKMVTTYRPYLDFGSGPLSFLTAMQIPHPGLLGARFFLEFGMPWLMAWMLLGHGLQLKKKQTT, from the exons ATGGCATCTGTTCAAGGCCTTTGTTTCTACACTCAGCACCACTTCTCTaccaaaatttatatatttagacAGAAAGAAACCTGTTTTGAAAGCAGTACAATCCGCTGCAAGAACGTTGGTCCTGTCGAATTCGAGGGGGATAAGAAGAGGAAGCCGCAGATTCTCATAGCTGGTGGTGGAGTCGGCGGTTTGGTTCTGGCGCTGGCAGCGAAGAACCAAGGATTCGGGGTTAAGGTGTTTGAGAAGAATTTGAGTGCGGTGAGAGGTGAGGGTAGACACCGTGGCCCTATTCAGCTTCAGAGCAATGCATTGGCGGTCTTGGAAGCTATAGATAAGGAAGCCATGGAGAAGATCTTCAAAGAGGGTTGTGTTACGGGCAATCGGATCAATGGCCTGGCTGACGGCATCACAGGCCATTG GTTTGCCAAGTTTGATCTCTCAACTCCCGCTGTGAAAAGGGGACTTCCAGTTACTCTAGTTATTTGTAGGATGGCACTACAAGATATTTTAGTTGATGCGGTTGGGTTGGATATTGTATACAACAGGTCTAATGTTGTGGACTTCGAGGAAGATTCTAACAAG GTCACTGTCATCTTAGAAGATGGACGCCGATATGAAGGTGATATTTTAGTTGGTGCAGATGGAATTTGGTCAAAG GTACGTGCAAAATTATTTGGGCGGCAAGATGCACGGTATTCAAACTACACGTGCTATAGTGGATTAGTAGACTTTGTGCCACCGTATATCAGCTCTATTGG GTATCGGGTGTTTTTAGGTTTCAATCAGTACTTTGTTGCTTCAGATGTTGGTGATGGTAAGATgcaatggtatgcattcaataAGGAGCCTCCTGGAAATATTGATCCTCCTTCAG GTAAAAAGAGGAGGCTACTGAAACTATTCGGGGGTTGGTGCAGTGAAGTGGTAACTCTAATATCTGAAACGCCAGAGCATATGATTTTAAGGAGAGATGTTTATGATAGGGACATGATGTACACCTGGGGCAGAGGACGTGTGACGCTGTTAGGCGATGCTGCTCATCCGATGCAACCTAATCTAGGCCAGGGAGGTTGCATGGCGATTGAG GACTGTTATCAGCTTGTACTAGAGCTCGAGAAAGCTGTAGACTGTACCTCTTATGGTCTAATGTCAGATGAAGTGGCTTCTGCGCTTAAAAG ATATGAGGAGAAAAGGATGATTCGTGTTAGAACAGTACATGCAGTGGCTCGAATGGCGTCTAAAATGGTAACAACATACCGACCTTACTTGGATTTTGGGTCCGGCCCTCTATCG TTCCTTACAGCGATGCAGATCCCACACCCTGGTCTACTTGGAGCAcgcttttttcttgaatttggaATGCCGTGGTTGATGGCGTGGATGTTATTGGGCCACGG GTTGCAATTAAAGAAGAAGCAAACTACGTGA